The following DNA comes from Castor canadensis chromosome 4, mCasCan1.hap1v2, whole genome shotgun sequence.
ccatgtttaattttttgttgttgttttttggtttattttcagtGTTGTGCAGGCCCTTGCAACAGCATTGTTTTGTTAATTTATATCAGGAGTCACAGAGTTAAAATGAAGGCATTTTAAACCACTGAAGACTGCAGTTAGAAATAATTAAGTACCATAATTCTCTTAAATTTAGCTGAGGGTGTCAgtcaaaagaatatataaatgttgttttaatttgtttgttttaagcagCCAGATTGCCAGTGTAAAGTAATTGGGAATGCTAACACGTTTCTTAGAGATGGGCGCATAGGAACAAAGCTGTATTCCTTATGTCCCAGATGGGACCTTGATGAAGACCTACACAGTGCATAATTTCTTTAAAGTTCTTTTAAGCAGTCTTGTGTTATGAGTACAATTAAAAGTCCATCAGTATCCCAAGTACTCATGCATTATCTACCCTGCCACACTTCACTAATGTGTCTTATCATTTAGGTTGCTAATACTGTTCAGTGTAAAGACAGTCTTTCTGAGGTAGACTGTTCAAGTTCAAGGACAAGTCTTTTTCTTACGAAATGCATGACAttcaaaaaaagacaacaaataaaTACTACATGTACAATATGTAGCAATGAGGTAGAAATGGTTATAAAGAACAATGTTTGAATATAGtcagatgaaaaaaagaaaaacaaagaagtggCTATTCTCTAGCAAATGCATATAATTCACAAAGGAAACTCATCCATACTCACACAGACCCACACAAGATTGAGGAGAaagcaagagaggaagagaagagaagagaaggagagttTTAAGTCTggaaataaactttttctttttctttttttttttgtagcataaGACAACAAGAAGGAATGAATGTGCTCCCAACCTTGGTGTACTACAGaaccattttataaatatttaacattCTATAGGACTGATTCATATATTCTCACACAACTCTGTGGCAAGGCTGACCCATGCTGCCGACATTCTACATATCACTGAGACAGGGAGGTGAAATTTTCCTGCTTTCAGTCTAATTGTCTTTGACAATTGCAGTACCTAGTGCTACACTGCTTGTGGTGTATTTAAAAACAGGGGAAAGAGGAGAGACTTGTTCATTAAAGATGCAGTATCTCTGGTTCACACAAATGCATCTGGCAGGTTCAAAATCGAATGTCAACCAAAGGTCTTAGCAGAGTGTGAGCTTCAGTTCATGTGTTGGTTAGTCACAAGTACAGCTGGTTGTGAATTCTGAAATACTAACAGCTTTGTGTTTGCTGATGTTCTTCATAGAAAAATCGGCAAATGATTCAACAACTGAAAGCTTTACTTTTcataaggaaaaaatgttaaaatactgaattttaaagTACTTGCGTATCTCTGCACATATGAAGAAAGGAAGTAACCATTGCTTCTGAATAATGTAAAATAGATGTTTGTTGTAAAGTTCAAATAGGTGGTGTGAGAacagcatacacacatacacacacaaacacacacactaattatatttatatttatatatatatatatatatatatatatattagaactTTACTTTAGTGGCCTCAATAGTTTAACAAACTGTGTCCCTTTCATTTTGCAAAATATGGATTCCATAATCGTGATACCCAATTCTTGCTCAGGAGCATGAGAGCTGGATGACAGAAATATCTTTCTGGTTCAGGTTGGATATATTTTCAGAGAAAGTGATTCTAAATGCCTCCAAAACATACTTTCCAACCCACAAGTATATTTAAATTTACAATGACCTATTGTAGaaattaatttggattttttggatgtattcttttcaaaactgcATAGTCAAGTACTATGCAACCCATGTAAATTGACCTTGCTGTTTTACACAGCATAGCCTCCGGATAGCTTTTATCACTTGCCCAGATGGTGTTTGGCCTATGTATTTTAGTGGAATGGTTTATTTTCTCCTTGATAGGTTTCAAATGCACAAGAAAACATTATACCCGTCTATCTGCATTTGAGTGGAATACAAACTGACTAATAGATAAACATTCTGTGTGAAAGTAAATAGCCTTGAAGTATACTGCCTTCACATTCCATTGATCAGCTCAGTTAGCAAAGTTTTCCATATTGTCACTAATGTTCTAAATGTTTTGGAGAGAAGCATGCCAGAAGTGTAGAGTGTTTCCATTTGTGTCACATATAAGGTCATTATGAACTAGCTCTATTGATAGTTCTACCGAAGAAGTTTCTTCCACTTCCTTTTTGTCCCCATTGGAAATGTTATTATAGTTCTGAAGAAGGAAATGAGGGGCAGTTAACTAGACTGGTGGAATCCCCTAGCCAGACGGCAAGGAATTTGGGCTGGCTCATTACCTTACCTTCATTAGGAGCCTCTCCAAATTCTTAGCAGTCAAGAGTATGGAGCCTGAGTACTTAGTTGTACTGTTATCGATTGTACACATTTACTTCTGAGGATGTGggaacacaacacaacacaagcTCCAAAATGAGTGGTCAGAAAGAGCTCATTATTAGGTTAGTCTATAGAAGCACTCAGAATTCTGCCATGTAGAATTGAACAACCACAGGAGAGTACTGTCTACTCGAAGGTCAGCCTTAGCTCTCCAATAGAACTTCATTTCTACAACTTGCCCAGTTTCCTAAGAGATCAATCCTAGAACTTGTGAGGCTAAATGAAAATCATACACCACTTAAGCTTCTGCTACATATGTGGATTTTCACCATTCATATCTCAAACTAATTTTAAAGTCATTCATATCTCCAACTAATTGTAAAGTCATTTAAAGCTGAAAGCCAATATGGATGACTTTGattaatgttcatttttataagtGAGTGTGAAACACAATAGTGCAGTCAAATATTTGGCATTAAGTCTCACTGGCCACAAAAATGTGGGTCAACGTTGGATTTTCCAAAGTTGTCTAAATAAGACTGGGTTTGTCAAAACTTGCCAGATACTTTCAAGTGAATACAATGTGTTGGTGGAAATAAGATGTATgtctgaaagacagaaaataggTCAGCACTGTACAAAAGTATTGTCAGTGATATCAGCATGAACCTACAAGTTAATGTGGATGTTAGAATTTCCTTACGGCCAGGGATGTGCAGGGTAGATCCAGAACATGGCTATAGGGTTTACTCACTCGTGAGAAGCAGAGGACATActtaagtattattattattattatttttgtatcctTAAAGAAAGGCACTGTTTTCTTTTAACAtggaatatttatatttaagcACAGTTTTAGTTGGTAGAATAATATATTAAATTCGAGTTCATTTGCTCAGTTTTTATCAATATGAAAAATTTAGAAAGGGGGATTAATAGTCAAGCAtcataaaatttcagaaatattgaGTCCTTCATTAGCTTTCTCTATGTTAAATATTTCAGAGAATCTGACATTGTAGATGAGCtcagtaaaaatttttaaaggaaaaaaaataacaaaagacctTTCTTGGGGCTTCtcattgcatttatttaaaatgtttcaaaaaatgtACATCACTTATTGAATACATAAGATGCCAGTGCTTTGCAACAGTTTTGTCACTGCATCcctatactgaaaaaaaaaaaaaaaacaacatgaaaactacattcaAAACACCAGGCTGTTCTGCTTCAGCATGGGTAGCAGCTTTGGAAAGCTACATCCCCGCACTGTAACTGTTGAGAGGCACTGGCAAACATCAGCCAGTTTTCAATAAGAAGTTGCACATAAAGCATTAAAGGATACAAAGAACAACTTGGTGGGAAGCAAGAAAGGAATGGGGAAAGTGAGAAAAATGCCACACATGTCAAggtggggtggaggtggaggctgGGAGGGGGTCATGGACTGAGGTTGAAATACACAGAAAGACTGATGTTTTGGGAAACTAGATTTCTTGGGAGAGATGGGAGAAAAAGAGTAACATGTTTGGCAAGCTGTACTGTGGTATGTGTCTACTTCCAATTTTCCACTTTACTTTCCAAGAGAAATGTAACAAAACTGAGGTAGAAATGAACAGCAGGAGCACTAAAGCCCAGATTTCAAAATGAGAAGCAAAATTGCACTGACAAGAGTGAAGTCCAAAAGGGGAGGAGATGTAGAGGTTCCTTATGGATATAAggtttactttttgttgttttggttgctATCCTCTGCATTCTATCAACAGCATGGCAAGCCTATAAACTAGATTCATGAACAGAATGACACCATTCCCAGCAGTTTAAGAGATAACTTGCAAACTACCACCACCACTGCTACCACCTATGTAGTAAAAGgcagtcatagttttcaggtacTGTGACTTTCAGGGTTCTAAAAGGTCTGTGGCTGACTGTTCTAGACACTAACACAAACTGAATAAGTAGCTTTTAATTAACCAGTGTACCTTTTCATTTAATTATCAAGGAGCAATGCACTAAGAACTCTTGCAGTTATTGAAATTAAGAATTATTCTGCTCTGGTTAATTCCCCATCATTagtaaaagaactttaaaaaaaatccttccattTCTACTTTAAATTGTAAATATTCAGCTGTATCACACTTCAGTATTTTTCTGGATACATTCAAAGTAATTTCCTTGCTATTTTCCAATCATTGAGGTaaacatacattttaatataaagtAACATTGAAGCCTATCCTATTACTCTCAGCAGTACATAGTGCTTTCAACACATTCCTTTGAGGTACTGTACAAATCACAATCACTTTCCTGAGTTTTTGCAGACAAgaacattaaaagaaatgaacagcAGAAATTAAGGTCCAGATTACCGTTACCCTGTTTTACCTGTTCTTAGCTTAATACTGCAGAACAGACAGGATTGAGGAATACTGTTGCtcttaaaatggcaaaaatctGGTTTTCTGTCGTAACACAACCGTTCATCTCTTTAGTCCAATAATGTTTGAAGTTAAAGCTCTTTATATTAGCACATGCCACCAATGTAATTGTGaggcaaacaaaaaataaagcaccaCTCCAGGCACTTGACAGCAACTAAATCTCGAGAACAGCAGAATGGAATCAACACACGAGGTTCATGTCCTTCTGAAATCAACACACTTGCACCTTGCTCCTTGGTGAGTGTTGTCTAGCTTGAACTGAACTGAGCATTCACATATGCTTTCTGTCATCTGGGGCTTTCAAATCAGAAGCTCTCATTTGATGCACTTTTCCTCCAAATCTACCCTGACTCTAAAGATGCAACTTAATCGTTGTCTTCCCCAGTGCCCTTTGCAATTTAAACACTACTGGGAAGGGCTCTACTCCCTATGTAGCaggttttatgtgtgtgtgccaacattcattatatatttttttaaagacgtTATCACTGACTGCAACCAAACATTTTGTTCCATTCAACATACATATCAAGCTCTTTTTGAGATATGCTAGGCTGAATCTTGCAGAAAGCATTTTCAAAGTCTTGATATGTAATGGGCCTCAACTGGCTGGGCATAATGGCTGAGAGGTCCGTGGCTGGCATAGCATGGAGTGGGCCCACCGCTGCTTCCTGACACAAATGAGCCACGTCTAGTCCAGAAAAGCCTTCTGTGCGCTGGACGAGCAGTGCAAACTCCTTGTCATTGAGACAGTAATTGTGCTGTGAGAGCAGTTGTACTATTATCTGGTGCCTCGCTGTGCTGTCAGGAAGTGGGATTAAAAGTCGTTTCATGAAGTACCTCCGAAGAGATTCATCTATTTCTTCAGGTTTACTGGTGGCACAAATTACTACGATTTGGTCCTCAGCTGAAGTTAGTACAGTGTCCAGCTGCATCAGAAATTCGGTTCTCATCCGACTTACTGGACTGTGTTCCTCACTTACTTGAGAGGAGAGAAGCATGTCAATGTCACTAACAAAAATTACTGAGGGCTGGCGACACCTGGCCACAAGAAAAGAAGCATGGATAATTTTCTCTGCTTCTCCTAACCATTTGGAGACTAATCCTGAACcagcaattttgaaaaatgtggCCCCCAGCTGACTAGCTATGCATCTGCCCAATAATGTTTTGCCTGTTCCCCGAGGTCCAAATAAAAGGATGCTCCGAGGTAAGGCCGTTAGCCCACTGAACGCATCTGACCTCAACACCGGCCACAAAACCTCCTCTTTAATGACAGCCTTCACTAGGTCAAGACCAGCAATGTCATTCCAGTCCACTGGAGGTCCTTGGGTAATAATCTCATTGGTTACCAGGTCAATAAGGTGTGTGTCAGTGTTCTTCAGTTGCTCGTCCACAGAGTGGTTGGATGAGGTAGCTGCACGGAGTCCAGGGCCTTGCATTGGGTGAGAGAGGAGCTGCCTGTGTTCATCCCCATGCTCACTCATTACCGGCGAAGTGTACTTCCCAAAGGATTCACTGGATCTTGATCCCAATGAATTTTTAGCAGTACTGTAGGAAGGAGGGGTCAGAGCCCTACTGGACTGGCTGCTGAATTTTCTTTGCTGATCAGCGGACATTAGCTGCTTCGTTGGCTTAAATGCTAGGGAAGATGCTTCAGCACTTCTGTCAAAGCCATTCCCCCGATTTGTATTTGAAATGCTGTTGTCGGGCATTCTGTACATAGGACTCTGGGTAGATCTCTGTTGGCCATAGCTGTAATTTCCATAACTGGAGTCTATATCTCCTTGCCCTGCCATATAGAAAGCTTTCCTTTTGAGAGAACTTGCTGAACTGTTTGTCAGAGCCGAGGGTGCGATAGGTGTCAAACCATGACCCTGGTAGGTGTAGCCAGGAACTGTGGTGGGGGGCAAAGGGGTGGGAGCAGGAATTCCTGAAGGCAGGTAtgctgaaggaggaggaggtgcaCCTCCAGGGCTATACCCTGACCCCACAGCAGTTTGAGGAGGATAGCTAGCAGAGGGATAGCTGTAACTAGAGAGGTTAGAAGTCCCATTGTAGCCTGGGACCAGGGCTGGTGGcggaggaggaggtggtggtggcTGCAGGAGCCCAGAGCTATGCAAAGGAGATGGATGAGGTGAAGGAAGTGCAGGTGCTGGCTGGCTACTGTATGTAGAATGCAAATATGATCCATTGTATCCTGGGGCATATTCCTGAGATGGGAGCCCTGCGTGAAGACTAGGTACGGTGTGACTTCCACAGGTACTGCTTGAATAACTAGGTTCTGTCAGGTTGCTGGCCACCCCAGGAGAGCTCCCGATACTTGCAGAAACGTCTGCTGGAGGGAGGGCTGAACTGACTCCAGCTTTGCTGGCTGTGATAACATCAGGAACACAGTTCATGGAATAAACAGCTTCCGAATTCAAGGAAGGCTGCCAGGGCTCGCTTTCATTTTTCCGACCATTCACTAGTCCTGTTGGTGCATCTGAATAGTTGCTGAGTACCGGACGGTCCACAGGACCTTCCAAAATGCCAGAATACTTCTCTGCGTATTTTTTTAATAAGTTGGATGCTGTCAGAGCAGATATATCATCATTTGCCCAGGCGTACTGGTAGGTACGCTGCAAATGGCCTCTGTAGGCTTCAACTTTGTGGGCAGGAGACCGAGTGGTCGAGGTGATGTCAAAGTGCTGTTCTGGCCACTGGGCATGCTCCGGCGTCCACTGCATCTTCAAGCCTGAGGATTGGGGAGGGGAGGCAGAAACAGTTAATTTACTTAACTATTCATCAGAACTCTTAAAGCTTTCTCCCCAAACTTCTTTTGTGACCTGTTATCTTCCATCAACGATATCTACAATGTAAGTTATCTCCACAGTGTGTTATGCCTATGACCTTTATCACATGACCTCTTTAAAGTAGACTAAACTTCAGCCCTGTGAAAAGCAAACTGAATGTAAAAGAAAACTGCAGAAGatacaatttaagaaaaaataagtaataagcAATGTATTTCTATCAAGCCTGTCGAATTATATActatttatacatacacacaaacatatatatgtacacacacatgcctgTCAAATTAGAATTCAATCACAGTTTCTTATCATAAAATATGCATACATTCTAAATATCTGGAATGGGATAGAATTAACATGCACACTCTCTGGCTATTCTGTGTCTTCACATCAcagtttctgttttgtattttaacaGTATAAAAATGAGACACAGCTGACAGATCACATCTAGGATACTGTTCTTATTTGGTACTGAACACCTAGTTAGCACAGTATAATGCTCCCTGCGCAGAACAATATGACACAGACATAGCAGGTCATTCCATAATCCAACTCTCATCTAAAGTGGTCCACGACAGTTTCAAATCTGCTTCGTGGAGTGCAGCAAAGCAATCTCCCAGGCAGCGCTCCATCGCTTTCATCACACAAAGCCTACAACTCGGTATGAATTACAACTGGCTCCTTGCTGCCTCTCAGTTCTGTTGTTGAGTCTGAAAAAAACAAGCATCACTTGTCTGTCGGTCTTCTAGCAGGCTCCTTCCTTCTCTTATAATCCCTCCTCCCCTTACAGCCTCCAAGGTACTAAGAGGGGAGGGCAGAACATgcctaagagagagagagaggaaatgggTGGAAGGAATATAAGAATGGAGAGACAATCTGGATTCTAActcttttatatttctatagGAAGCTGCTTGTGCCAGAAGCTCGAAGAGTACAACTAGGCAGTAAGATCATATGGGTAATTCTATCATTTGCTAGATTACTAATTGAAGAAAGGTGACTGTTCAGCACACTATAAAATGggtattttctcatttaagaGAAAGTACTAAGCAGTTAGAATTAGAGGgctatttgaatttaaaattttaaagagaccTTAGAAGTTACTCTGTTTCACAGATTTTGAAAGTAGTGcccaaagagatttatttataaTGCACCCTTGAGGACTCACACAGTTAGTTACCAAAGAGCACGGGAACCCTATTCTATTTCCTAGAGCTGGCTCATCCCATTCTAATCTCTGCTTGGTTCCAACACTTCCTATTCTGGTACAGCTATATTAAGCAGGACTCCTTAATCTCTTCTGTATTACCCAAAGAGAATTTTGCGAACTGTCTTCTGCCCTCTGGCAGAGATTCCTTGATAAGAAGGAAGCCTGGTCTAAATGAAGCATCTGTGGCCTCAGCTCCTTTCTGAATGACCAGGCAGTGTTGACAGCTCCTACCCCCTTCTGCTTTCCTCTCCCAACCCCTTAGCTCTTCATTGCCCGACTCTGGCTTCTGACATGGCCAGCTTTGAGTCACTGAGCTAAACTGAATATAGCACACAGTTTGGTAACAGAATGGCATGTTGATTCCCTTCTGACTCCCTCTTCCTTGTTTGCAAAACCACTGCACCAGACACTGGAAGTTAATTAGCAGGATGATGCTGCGCTAATTGTGTTAATTTACAAGGTTTTAGTCAAAGAGAATCATGCCAGGGCTGGCACTGCTGTCATGCTTCCGACTTAATGATTAAGAAATACTGAAAACAAGGTGGGAAGGATTGCAGTAATTACACAATAAACGAATAAAGCAACAGGAttcatttgcaaatatattttactGCAATCGTACTCATTtgcatttggatttttaaaaaggatccATGTAGACATTCATTTGCAAATCACCAACTCGGTTAAATTAAGTCTGAATGCTGCACGGTATAACTTAATCAACCtttatatatatctgtatatttaGTAAAAATACTAAAGACATTACTTCTCTTGTATATGCAACAGATTCTTTCTTCACATTCCCTCAGCTACCCCAAATCTTTAtagatttgttttaaaagtttatatgtTTTAAAGTCATCTTGCTAAGTTGGAAAATAATACTATAAACCCTGATGAAGTGTACATTGCATCGTTTCATTCAGAGAAACTCAGGGTGTGTTCTAGGAAAACCTAAAGTGATATTCTTAATTGTTTCTGCTTTCTCAATCATTACTTTCTAAGAGGAGAAAAACATACCACAAAATGGGTGAAATGATGGAAAGCACACTTAAAGGGGAAAAGATGCAATTTTAATGAAGCGGCATTTCAGGAATCATACTTTCATTAAATCCAACTGGAAATTATTAAGAGCAAATCAC
Coding sequences within:
- the Fign gene encoding fidgetin isoform X1, encoding MISSTSVYGLKMQWTPEHAQWPEQHFDITSTTRSPAHKVEAYRGHLQRTYQYAWANDDISALTASNLLKKYAEKYSGILEGPVDRPVLSNYSDAPTGLVNGRKNESEPWQPSLNSEAVYSMNCVPDVITASKAGVSSALPPADVSASIGSSPGVASNLTEPSYSSSTCGSHTVPSLHAGLPSQEYAPGYNGSYLHSTYSSQPAPALPSPHPSPLHSSGLLQPPPPPPPPPALVPGYNGTSNLSSYSYPSASYPPQTAVGSGYSPGGAPPPPSAYLPSGIPAPTPLPPTTVPGYTYQGHGLTPIAPSALTNSSASSLKRKAFYMAGQGDIDSSYGNYSYGQQRSTQSPMYRMPDNSISNTNRGNGFDRSAEASSLAFKPTKQLMSADQQRKFSSQSSRALTPPSYSTAKNSLGSRSSESFGKYTSPVMSEHGDEHRQLLSHPMQGPGLRAATSSNHSVDEQLKNTDTHLIDLVTNEIITQGPPVDWNDIAGLDLVKAVIKEEVLWPVLRSDAFSGLTALPRSILLFGPRGTGKTLLGRCIASQLGATFFKIAGSGLVSKWLGEAEKIIHASFLVARCRQPSVIFVSDIDMLLSSQVSEEHSPVSRMRTEFLMQLDTVLTSAEDQIVVICATSKPEEIDESLRRYFMKRLLIPLPDSTARHQIIVQLLSQHNYCLNDKEFALLVQRTEGFSGLDVAHLCQEAAVGPLHAMPATDLSAIMPSQLRPITYQDFENAFCKIQPSISQKELDMYVEWNKMFGCSQ
- the Fign gene encoding fidgetin isoform X2, with amino-acid sequence MQWTPEHAQWPEQHFDITSTTRSPAHKVEAYRGHLQRTYQYAWANDDISALTASNLLKKYAEKYSGILEGPVDRPVLSNYSDAPTGLVNGRKNESEPWQPSLNSEAVYSMNCVPDVITASKAGVSSALPPADVSASIGSSPGVASNLTEPSYSSSTCGSHTVPSLHAGLPSQEYAPGYNGSYLHSTYSSQPAPALPSPHPSPLHSSGLLQPPPPPPPPPALVPGYNGTSNLSSYSYPSASYPPQTAVGSGYSPGGAPPPPSAYLPSGIPAPTPLPPTTVPGYTYQGHGLTPIAPSALTNSSASSLKRKAFYMAGQGDIDSSYGNYSYGQQRSTQSPMYRMPDNSISNTNRGNGFDRSAEASSLAFKPTKQLMSADQQRKFSSQSSRALTPPSYSTAKNSLGSRSSESFGKYTSPVMSEHGDEHRQLLSHPMQGPGLRAATSSNHSVDEQLKNTDTHLIDLVTNEIITQGPPVDWNDIAGLDLVKAVIKEEVLWPVLRSDAFSGLTALPRSILLFGPRGTGKTLLGRCIASQLGATFFKIAGSGLVSKWLGEAEKIIHASFLVARCRQPSVIFVSDIDMLLSSQVSEEHSPVSRMRTEFLMQLDTVLTSAEDQIVVICATSKPEEIDESLRRYFMKRLLIPLPDSTARHQIIVQLLSQHNYCLNDKEFALLVQRTEGFSGLDVAHLCQEAAVGPLHAMPATDLSAIMPSQLRPITYQDFENAFCKIQPSISQKELDMYVEWNKMFGCSQ